The Mycolicibacterium hassiacum DSM 44199 genome includes a window with the following:
- a CDS encoding urease accessory protein UreD, with product MTRAAVLPGELTVEVVADAAGRTRTATLRQSYPQRVTAPMYCDPDYPGAALLCVQSPSGGAFPDDDLRTAVRVRRGGHLRLTTQAATAVFAGDGPGARHRVDVTVDPTAVLEYFPGTVIPHTDSALRQRVDVDVAAGGVYLGWEAVAAGRIAHGERFGYACYDTALVLRVDGAVVARDRQVIAPATGYPAHLVDGDYLATFVAAAPGRDVEAVLRRVRAALDEVPGCHGGASPLPADTGVFVRLTAEAAPALHHARELLFTAARNQLVPKPERCAKNVG from the coding sequence ATGACCAGGGCCGCGGTGCTCCCGGGTGAGCTCACGGTCGAGGTGGTCGCCGACGCCGCGGGCCGCACCCGCACGGCCACACTGCGGCAGAGCTACCCGCAGCGGGTCACCGCGCCGATGTACTGCGACCCCGACTATCCCGGCGCGGCGCTGCTGTGCGTGCAAAGCCCCAGTGGCGGGGCGTTTCCCGACGACGACCTGCGCACCGCGGTGCGGGTCCGGCGCGGCGGTCACCTGCGACTGACCACCCAGGCCGCCACCGCGGTGTTCGCCGGCGACGGGCCGGGGGCCCGGCACCGCGTCGACGTCACCGTCGACCCGACCGCGGTGCTGGAGTACTTCCCGGGCACCGTCATCCCCCACACCGACTCGGCGCTGCGTCAGCGGGTCGACGTCGACGTCGCGGCCGGCGGTGTGTACCTGGGCTGGGAGGCCGTCGCGGCCGGCCGGATCGCCCACGGTGAGCGGTTCGGCTACGCCTGCTACGACACCGCCCTGGTGCTGCGCGTCGACGGCGCCGTGGTGGCCCGGGACCGGCAGGTCATCGCGCCGGCCACCGGCTATCCGGCGCATCTCGTCGACGGCGACTACCTCGCCACGTTCGTCGCGGCCGCTCCCGGCCGGGACGTCGAAGCGGTGCTGCGCCGGGTGCGGGCGGCGCTCGACGAGGTTCCCGGCTGCCACGGCGGGGCGAGCCCGCTGCCCGCCGACACCGGGGTGTTCGTCCGGCTCACCGCCGAGGCGGCCCCCGCCCTGCACCACGCCCGCGAACTGCTGTTCACCGCGGCCCGCAACCAGCTGGTTCCCAAACCGGAAAGGTGTGCGAAAAATGTTGGCTGA
- a CDS encoding urease accessory protein UreE: protein MLAERIFGDAAEERFRGRRRHYVDVGWGDAGKHRQRVVADTGVEVRIMMPRGTFLRDGAVIADDGTQIVVVRRPPEPAVTVRFADHADAAGARRMLLLGYLLGNQHAPIDVDDERLAAPLFISEQAARELLAELGVTGTVGAAVLAAGGWSRTSASVHTHPHTHDPAQAHAHGASPAHAHSASPAHAHSASPAHAHP from the coding sequence ATGTTGGCTGAGCGCATATTCGGTGATGCCGCCGAGGAGCGGTTCCGCGGACGGCGGCGGCACTACGTCGACGTCGGCTGGGGCGACGCCGGTAAGCACCGCCAGCGGGTGGTCGCCGACACCGGGGTCGAGGTGCGGATCATGATGCCCCGCGGGACGTTCCTGCGGGACGGCGCGGTGATCGCGGACGACGGTACGCAGATCGTGGTGGTGCGCCGGCCGCCGGAGCCGGCGGTCACGGTGCGCTTCGCCGACCACGCCGACGCGGCCGGAGCGCGCCGGATGCTGCTGCTGGGTTACCTGCTGGGCAACCAGCACGCCCCGATCGACGTCGACGACGAACGGCTGGCCGCCCCGCTGTTCATCAGCGAACAGGCCGCTCGCGAGCTGTTGGCCGAGCTCGGTGTCACCGGCACGGTCGGGGCGGCGGTGCTGGCCGCCGGCGGCTGGTCGCGCACCTCGGCGAGCGTCCACACCCACCCCCATACCCACGACCCCGCCCAAGCCCATGCCCACGGTGCCTCCCCCGCCCATGCCCACAGTGCCTCCCCCGCCCATGCCCACAGTGCCTCCCCCGCCCATGCCCACCCGTGA
- a CDS encoding urease accessory protein UreF, protein MPTREHAALALWLQVHDSAFPTGRMVHSHGLEEWLATRPDATGDEIAAAVLDYLRYGYAPLDATFTAAAWRAAPDPGRLTALDTELGSYKLYDNARTASISSGRRLAATVRELGLAGDSAYLDAVLAGHTPGHCAVVEGAVQAGLGIGLHTAVLGSLRAMLASLLSAAVRLGRLGALAGQRAQVRAVDLVVDLAEQACDRPIDEVFSTAPALDISGMRHETRTTRLFRT, encoded by the coding sequence ATGCCCACCCGTGAGCACGCGGCACTGGCGCTGTGGCTGCAGGTGCACGACTCGGCCTTCCCCACCGGCCGCATGGTGCACAGCCACGGGCTGGAGGAGTGGCTGGCCACCCGGCCGGACGCCACCGGAGACGAGATCGCCGCCGCGGTGCTGGACTACCTGCGCTACGGCTACGCACCGCTGGACGCCACATTCACCGCAGCCGCCTGGCGGGCCGCACCGGATCCCGGGCGGCTGACCGCGCTGGACACCGAGCTGGGCAGCTACAAGCTTTACGACAACGCCCGGACCGCGTCGATCTCATCGGGCCGCCGACTGGCCGCGACCGTGCGGGAACTCGGGCTGGCCGGCGACTCGGCCTACCTGGACGCGGTGCTGGCCGGCCACACCCCCGGCCACTGCGCGGTGGTCGAGGGGGCGGTGCAGGCCGGCCTGGGCATCGGGCTGCACACCGCTGTGCTCGGCTCGCTGCGGGCGATGCTGGCGTCGCTGCTCAGCGCCGCGGTACGGCTGGGCCGGCTCGGGGCGCTGGCCGGCCAGCGCGCGCAGGTCCGGGCGGTCGACCTCGTCGTCGACCTCGCCGAGCAGGCCTGCGACCGGCCGATCGACGAGGTGTTCAGCACCGCGCCGGCACTGGACATCAGCGGGATGCGCCACGAGACCCGCACCACCCGGCTGTTTCGCACCTGA
- a CDS encoding pyridoxal phosphate-dependent aminotransferase has translation MTVRRLQPYAVTIFAEMSALAARLGAVNLGQGFPDEDGPPQMLEIAAKAIAEGVNQYPPGLGIAPLREAIAAQRARCYGTEYDPDTEVLVTVGATEAIAGAVLGLVEPGSEVLVIEPFYDSYSPVIAMAGCRRRAVPLIADGHGFRIDIDGLRRAITPATRALIVNSPHNPTGMVAGDAELRALAELAVQADLLVITDEVYEHLVYDGHRHIPLASYPGMADRTVTISSAAKMFNVTGWKIGWACGTKDLIAGVRAAKQYLSYVGGAPFQPAVAHALNHEQQWVAALRDSLQQRRDRLGSALTELGFEVHDSFGTYFLCADPRPLGYHDSASFCAELPHRAGVAAIPMSAFCDPGADHADQWNHLVRFTFCKRTDTLDEAIRRLAVLRR, from the coding sequence GTGACAGTGCGCCGTCTGCAGCCCTACGCGGTCACGATCTTCGCCGAGATGTCGGCGCTGGCCGCCCGGCTCGGCGCGGTCAACCTGGGGCAGGGCTTCCCCGACGAGGACGGTCCGCCGCAGATGCTCGAGATCGCGGCGAAGGCGATCGCCGAGGGCGTCAACCAGTACCCGCCCGGGCTGGGCATCGCACCGCTGCGGGAGGCCATCGCCGCGCAGCGGGCCCGCTGCTACGGCACCGAATACGACCCGGACACCGAGGTGCTGGTGACGGTCGGCGCCACCGAGGCGATCGCCGGGGCGGTGCTCGGCCTGGTGGAACCCGGTTCCGAAGTGCTGGTGATCGAACCGTTCTACGACTCCTACTCGCCGGTGATCGCGATGGCCGGCTGCCGGCGGCGCGCCGTGCCGCTGATCGCCGACGGGCACGGCTTCCGCATCGACATCGACGGGCTGCGCCGCGCGATCACGCCCGCGACCCGGGCGCTGATCGTCAACTCCCCGCACAACCCGACCGGCATGGTCGCCGGCGACGCCGAACTGCGGGCGCTCGCCGAACTGGCCGTGCAGGCCGACCTGCTGGTGATCACCGACGAGGTCTACGAACACCTGGTCTACGACGGCCACCGCCACATCCCACTGGCGTCCTACCCCGGTATGGCCGACCGCACCGTGACCATCTCCAGCGCCGCCAAGATGTTCAACGTCACCGGCTGGAAGATCGGATGGGCCTGCGGCACAAAAGATCTCATCGCCGGTGTGCGCGCGGCCAAACAGTACCTGTCCTACGTGGGCGGCGCGCCCTTCCAGCCGGCGGTCGCCCATGCGCTCAATCACGAACAGCAATGGGTTGCCGCACTGCGCGACTCGCTGCAACAGCGCCGCGACCGCCTGGGTTCGGCGCTGACCGAGTTGGGTTTCGAGGTGCACGACAGCTTCGGCACCTATTTCCTGTGCGCCGACCCGCGGCCGCTGGGCTACCACGACAGCGCCTCCTTCTGCGCCGAACTGCCGCACCGCGCCGGGGTGGCCGCGATTCCGATGTCGGCATTCTGCGATCCCGGCGCCGACCACGCCGACCAGTGGAATCACCTGGTGCGCTTCACGTTCTGCAAGCGCACCGACACCCTCGACGAGGCGATCCGGCGGCTGGCCGTCCTGCGCCGCTGA
- the alc gene encoding allantoicase, giving the protein MPTAEPDFTWLPDLALRSLGGSVIWANDETFAEKENLITPGPAVFQPATFGHKGQVYDGWETRRRREPGCDRAIVRLGVPGVIRGVVVDTSWFKGNFPPEVSVEALELDGYPTAEEVAAHPGWTTLVEPAKVYGDTRNPFPVDSENRWTHVRLTIYPDGGVARLRVHGEGRPDLRQLAGMPLDLAAVENGGLVLDCSNRFYSAPQNIIFPGLAQVMGDGWETARRRDDGNDWVLLRLAGPGRIRLAELDTSCFIGNSPGSASLTGLCPDGREVPLLPRTRLLPDTRHRFGVQSTDVVDRVRLDIYPDGGLARLRLYGELA; this is encoded by the coding sequence GTGCCGACTGCCGAACCGGACTTCACCTGGCTGCCCGATCTGGCGCTACGCTCGCTGGGCGGCTCGGTGATCTGGGCCAACGACGAGACGTTCGCCGAGAAGGAGAACCTGATCACCCCGGGGCCGGCCGTCTTCCAGCCGGCCACGTTCGGCCACAAGGGCCAGGTCTACGACGGGTGGGAGACCCGCCGCCGGCGGGAGCCCGGATGCGATCGGGCGATCGTGCGGCTCGGGGTGCCCGGGGTGATCCGCGGGGTGGTGGTCGACACCTCCTGGTTCAAGGGCAACTTCCCGCCGGAGGTGTCGGTCGAGGCGCTCGAACTCGACGGCTACCCGACCGCCGAGGAGGTCGCCGCCCACCCCGGCTGGACCACGCTCGTCGAACCCGCCAAGGTCTACGGCGACACCCGCAACCCGTTCCCGGTCGACTCCGAGAACCGCTGGACGCACGTGCGCCTGACCATCTACCCGGACGGCGGGGTGGCGCGGCTGCGGGTGCACGGCGAAGGCCGGCCCGATCTGCGCCAGCTCGCCGGCATGCCGCTGGACCTGGCCGCGGTCGAGAACGGCGGTCTGGTGCTGGACTGCTCGAACCGCTTCTACAGCGCACCGCAGAACATCATCTTCCCCGGGCTCGCGCAGGTGATGGGCGACGGCTGGGAGACCGCCCGGCGCCGCGACGACGGCAACGACTGGGTGCTGCTGCGGCTGGCCGGACCGGGCCGGATCCGGTTGGCCGAACTCGACACGTCCTGTTTCATCGGCAACAGCCCCGGGTCGGCGTCGCTCACCGGGTTGTGCCCCGACGGCCGCGAGGTGCCCCTGCTGCCCCGCACCCGGCTCCTGCCCGACACCCGTCACCGGTTCGGCGTGCAGTCCACCGACGTGGTCGACCGGGTACGGTTGGACATCTATCCCGACGGCGGGCTGGCCCGGTTGCGGCTCTACGGGGAGCTGGCATGA
- the puuE gene encoding allantoinase PuuE: MTGYPRDMVGYGRTPPDPKWPGGAVIAVQFVLNYEEGGENCVLDGDPASETFLSEITPAEAFPNRHMSMESLYEYGSRAGLWRVLRIFERRGIPLTIFAVARAMQRNPEAVSAFLELGHEIACHGLRWKSYQLVDRDTERAHMAEAVRILTELTGSRPLGWYTGRDSPNTRELVVEHGGFVYDADSYADDLPYWVQVRGTDHLVVPYTLDTNDMRYASPAGFANGEEWFAHLRDAFDVLYREGQEGNPKMMSVGLHCRLAGRPARSAALERFCDHVQSHDGVWFARRIEIARHWRAVHPPVR; the protein is encoded by the coding sequence ATGACCGGGTACCCGCGCGACATGGTGGGCTACGGCCGCACCCCACCCGATCCGAAATGGCCCGGCGGCGCGGTGATCGCCGTGCAGTTCGTGCTCAACTACGAAGAGGGCGGCGAGAACTGCGTTCTCGACGGGGACCCGGCGTCGGAGACGTTCCTGTCCGAGATCACCCCGGCCGAGGCGTTCCCGAACCGGCACATGAGCATGGAGTCGCTCTACGAGTACGGTTCCCGCGCCGGGTTGTGGCGGGTGCTGCGGATCTTCGAGCGGCGCGGAATCCCCCTGACGATCTTCGCCGTCGCCCGCGCCATGCAACGCAACCCGGAGGCCGTGTCGGCCTTCCTCGAGCTCGGCCACGAGATCGCCTGCCACGGCCTGCGGTGGAAGTCCTACCAGCTCGTCGACCGGGACACCGAGCGCGCGCACATGGCCGAGGCGGTGCGGATCCTCACCGAGCTGACCGGCTCCCGGCCGCTGGGCTGGTACACCGGCCGCGACTCGCCGAACACCCGCGAACTCGTCGTCGAGCACGGCGGATTCGTCTACGACGCGGACTCCTACGCCGACGACCTTCCGTACTGGGTTCAGGTGCGCGGCACCGACCACCTGGTGGTGCCCTACACCCTGGACACCAACGACATGCGTTACGCGTCACCGGCCGGCTTCGCCAACGGTGAGGAATGGTTCGCCCACCTGCGCGATGCCTTCGATGTGCTGTATCGCGAAGGGCAGGAGGGGAATCCGAAGATGATGTCGGTCGGGCTGCACTGTCGGCTGGCCGGCCGCCCGGCGCGCAGCGCCGCGCTGGAGCGGTTCTGCGACCACGTGCAGTCCCACGACGGGGTGTGGTTCGCCCGCCGCATCGAGATCGCCCGGCACTGGCGCGCGGTTCACCCGCCGGTGCGGTAG
- a CDS encoding aspartate/glutamate racemase family protein, whose product MTAGIERCARAVAAPTTTVVGVTSEIGPASIESHYDEAVAVPGVLRAIERGEREGVDGYVIACFGDPGLDAARELATGPVLGIAEAAMHTASHLGRGFSVVTTLARTVGRAWDLANHYGMQRFCRGVHACDIPVLDLETDPGARKIVTDACREAIEADGSDAVVLGCAGMASMCAPISAELGVPVVDGVTAATLTVQSLITLGLGTSKRLEFAKPAPKDYRTGG is encoded by the coding sequence ATGACGGCCGGCATCGAACGGTGCGCGCGGGCGGTCGCCGCCCCGACCACCACCGTCGTCGGCGTCACCTCCGAGATCGGCCCGGCCTCCATCGAGAGCCACTACGACGAGGCGGTGGCGGTGCCCGGGGTGCTGCGTGCCATCGAGCGCGGGGAACGTGAAGGCGTCGACGGCTACGTCATCGCCTGCTTCGGTGACCCCGGGCTGGACGCGGCCCGGGAACTGGCGACCGGGCCGGTGCTGGGCATCGCCGAGGCCGCGATGCACACCGCGAGTCACCTGGGCCGCGGGTTCAGCGTCGTCACCACGTTGGCGCGCACCGTGGGGCGGGCCTGGGACCTGGCCAACCACTACGGGATGCAACGGTTCTGCCGCGGTGTGCACGCCTGCGACATCCCGGTGCTGGACCTGGAGACCGACCCCGGGGCCCGCAAGATCGTCACCGATGCGTGCCGGGAGGCGATCGAAGCGGACGGCTCGGACGCGGTGGTGCTGGGCTGCGCGGGGATGGCGTCGATGTGCGCGCCGATCTCGGCCGAACTCGGGGTGCCGGTGGTCGACGGCGTCACCGCGGCCACGCTGACCGTGCAGTCGCTGATCACGCTGGGCCTGGGCACCTCCAAGCGGCTGGAGTTCGCCAAGCCGGCGCCGAAGGACTACCGCACCGGCGGGTGA
- a CDS encoding NCS1 family nucleobase:cation symporter-1, with the protein MTDVTTAGRTGLPPGAVVGAGDLVEAAGHPVGSGAIKPDYDPRLTNEDLAPLRKQTWSSYNIFAFWMSDVHSVGGYVTAGSLFALGLASWQVLAALLIGIVIVNILCNLVAKPSQATGVPYPVICRTVFGVLGANIPAVIRGLIAVAWYGIQTYLASAALDVVLLKLFPGLMPYAQVDEYGFAGLSALGWGSFLLLWVLQACVFWRGMESIRRFIDFCGPAVYVVMFLLCGYLILKAGPGAIDLNLGEVTYTGVASIPVMMGAIALVVSYFSGPMLNFGDFSRYGRTFEAVRRGNFLGLPVNFLLFSLLVVVTASLTVPVFGELITDPVETVARIDSTFAIVLGALTFTIATIGINIVANFISPAFDFSNVAPQRISWRAGGMIAAVGSVLITPWNLYNNPEVIHYTLETLGAFIGPLFGVLIAHYYLVHKQKVNVDAMFTLDENGTYYYTKGYNPAAVIATVIGAVVAVIPVLLNGTVTGMATAAQYSWFIGCGLGLASYWLLATRGRYVVPALP; encoded by the coding sequence ATGACCGACGTCACAACCGCAGGGAGAACAGGGCTGCCGCCCGGCGCCGTAGTCGGCGCGGGCGATCTCGTGGAGGCCGCCGGCCACCCGGTCGGAAGCGGCGCCATCAAACCGGATTACGACCCGCGACTGACGAACGAGGACCTGGCTCCGCTGCGCAAGCAGACCTGGTCGTCGTACAACATCTTCGCGTTCTGGATGTCGGACGTGCACAGCGTCGGCGGCTACGTCACCGCGGGCAGCCTGTTCGCGCTCGGTCTGGCCAGTTGGCAGGTGCTGGCGGCGCTGCTGATCGGCATCGTCATCGTCAACATCCTGTGCAACCTGGTAGCCAAGCCGAGCCAGGCCACCGGCGTCCCCTACCCGGTGATCTGCCGCACCGTCTTCGGCGTGCTCGGCGCCAACATCCCCGCTGTCATCCGCGGGTTGATCGCCGTGGCCTGGTACGGCATCCAGACCTATCTGGCATCGGCGGCGCTGGATGTGGTGCTGCTCAAACTGTTTCCCGGTCTGATGCCCTACGCCCAGGTCGACGAGTACGGTTTCGCCGGGCTGTCGGCGCTGGGCTGGGGCAGCTTCCTGCTGCTGTGGGTCCTGCAGGCCTGCGTGTTCTGGCGCGGTATGGAGTCCATCCGCAGGTTCATCGACTTCTGCGGTCCCGCGGTCTATGTCGTGATGTTCCTGCTGTGCGGGTACCTCATCCTCAAGGCCGGCCCGGGCGCGATCGATCTGAATCTGGGGGAGGTCACCTACACCGGCGTCGCCTCGATTCCGGTGATGATGGGTGCCATCGCGCTGGTGGTGTCGTACTTCTCCGGGCCGATGCTCAACTTCGGCGATTTCTCCCGCTACGGCCGGACGTTCGAGGCCGTCAGACGCGGCAACTTCCTCGGGCTGCCGGTCAACTTCCTGCTGTTCTCGCTGCTGGTGGTGGTGACCGCGTCGCTGACCGTGCCGGTGTTCGGCGAACTGATCACCGACCCGGTCGAGACGGTCGCCCGCATCGACAGCACGTTCGCGATCGTGTTGGGCGCGTTGACCTTCACCATCGCCACCATCGGCATCAACATCGTCGCGAACTTCATCTCGCCGGCGTTCGACTTCTCCAATGTCGCCCCGCAACGCATCAGCTGGCGGGCCGGCGGAATGATCGCGGCGGTCGGATCGGTGCTGATCACCCCGTGGAACCTCTACAACAACCCGGAGGTCATCCACTACACGCTGGAGACGCTCGGCGCGTTCATCGGTCCGCTGTTCGGTGTGCTCATCGCCCACTACTACCTGGTGCACAAGCAGAAGGTGAACGTCGACGCCATGTTCACCCTCGACGAGAACGGAACCTACTACTACACCAAGGGATACAACCCGGCCGCGGTGATCGCGACGGTGATCGGCGCCGTGGTGGCGGTGATCCCGGTGCTGCTGAACGGCACGGTGACCGGCATGGCGACGGCCGCCCAGTACAGCTGGTTCATCGGGTGCGGGCTCGGCCTGGCGTCCTACTGGCTGCTGGCCACCCGCGGCCGCTACGTCGTGCCGGCGCTGCCGTGA
- a CDS encoding GntR family transcriptional regulator produces MRPRRRSALLACLVVDAPGRPQQAILDELRRVILDGSVPPGTPIPLAEVAELFGVSQIPVREALKTLIGEGLVTHRSNSGYAVAQLTPQELREMYIVRETLEVAALAAAVANATDEDRAAVVAANEKLQRAIDDDDPVAYHRLSREFHLALTRPSRLHRLLRMLESAWNVTEPVQSMVHVSRADRVALHADHREMVEAFLAGDGERLRTLAEAHAQRLNTVIGKLSAETGLLSLPDISSPQ; encoded by the coding sequence ATGCGGCCTCGTCGTCGTTCGGCACTGCTCGCGTGCCTGGTGGTCGACGCGCCGGGGCGCCCGCAGCAGGCGATCCTCGATGAGCTGCGGCGGGTCATCCTCGACGGCTCGGTGCCGCCCGGCACCCCGATCCCGCTCGCCGAGGTGGCCGAGCTGTTCGGGGTCAGCCAGATCCCGGTGCGGGAGGCCCTTAAGACGCTGATCGGCGAGGGTCTGGTCACCCACCGCAGTAACTCCGGGTATGCCGTCGCGCAGTTGACCCCGCAGGAACTGCGCGAGATGTACATCGTGCGCGAGACCCTCGAGGTGGCGGCGCTCGCCGCGGCCGTGGCCAACGCGACCGACGAGGACCGCGCCGCCGTGGTGGCCGCCAACGAGAAGCTGCAGCGCGCGATCGACGACGACGACCCGGTGGCCTACCACCGGCTCAGCCGCGAGTTCCATCTCGCGCTGACCCGGCCGTCGCGCCTGCACCGCCTGCTGCGGATGCTCGAATCCGCTTGGAACGTCACCGAACCCGTGCAGTCGATGGTGCACGTGTCGCGCGCGGACCGGGTCGCGTTGCACGCGGATCACCGCGAGATGGTCGAGGCGTTCCTCGCCGGAGACGGCGAACGGCTGCGCACGCTCGCCGAAGCACACGCGCAGCGGCTCAACACCGTGATCGGCAAACTGTCCGCCGAGACCGGCCTGCTGTCGCTGCCGGATATATCTTCCCCGCAATAG
- a CDS encoding LLM class F420-dependent oxidoreductase, giving the protein MPTGVFLFPHASATNVVDDVIASARAAYDAGVRQVWLAQQLVPDAIGLAGLIGNAVPGLGVGTSVVPINPRHPLIIAAQAQTAQAAAHGNFSLGLGLGAHAVETEAFGYAWPNTVQRLREHLTVLRTIFETGEVDFHGEEISAVSNWPVRIAGGTPIPVYVAAMGPKALRITGELADGTMPFLAGPRTLREFIVPTITEAAERTGRPAPRIIAAVPTLVHDDLDAARVIATERLAFYQAIPSYQKVIAREGLDGPVTELAALGKPDAVTERVREYRDAGATDIILNPLRTEPGDLEALWEVARNIDAT; this is encoded by the coding sequence ATGCCCACCGGAGTCTTCCTGTTTCCCCACGCTTCGGCGACCAACGTCGTCGACGACGTCATCGCCTCCGCACGCGCCGCCTACGACGCCGGGGTCCGCCAGGTCTGGCTGGCCCAGCAGTTGGTGCCCGATGCGATCGGCCTCGCCGGCCTGATCGGCAACGCGGTGCCGGGTCTGGGGGTCGGTACCTCGGTCGTCCCGATCAACCCCCGCCATCCACTGATCATCGCCGCGCAGGCACAGACCGCGCAGGCCGCCGCACACGGCAATTTCAGCCTCGGCCTCGGCCTGGGAGCACACGCGGTGGAGACCGAGGCGTTCGGCTACGCCTGGCCGAACACCGTGCAGCGGCTGCGCGAACACCTGACCGTGCTGCGCACCATCTTCGAGACCGGCGAGGTCGACTTCCACGGCGAGGAGATCAGCGCCGTGTCCAACTGGCCGGTGCGGATCGCCGGCGGCACCCCGATCCCGGTGTACGTCGCCGCCATGGGCCCGAAGGCACTGCGGATCACCGGGGAACTCGCCGACGGCACAATGCCGTTCCTGGCCGGGCCGCGCACGCTGCGCGAGTTCATCGTCCCGACGATCACCGAGGCCGCCGAGCGGACCGGCCGCCCGGCGCCGCGCATCATCGCCGCGGTGCCCACCCTGGTGCACGACGATCTCGACGCGGCCCGGGTCATCGCCACCGAGAGATTGGCTTTCTACCAGGCGATCCCGTCGTATCAGAAGGTCATCGCGCGGGAGGGTCTGGACGGTCCGGTCACCGAGCTCGCCGCACTCGGAAAACCCGACGCGGTAACCGAGCGGGTGCGTGAGTACCGCGACGCCGGCGCGACCGACATCATCCTCAACCCGTTGCGTACCGAACCCGGTGACCTCGAAGCACTTTGGGAGGTCGCCCGCAACATCGACGCAACATGA
- a CDS encoding SRPBCC family protein has translation MAVRASREVIFDAPKDAILDALADIESVPTWSPMHKSAEVLDRYPDGRPHHVRATFRIMGITDREVLEYHWGDNWVVWDAEATLQQRGQHGEYNLTPIGEDRTRVRFDMIIDLAAPIPSFLLRRAKKMVLDVATENLRQQVMTHSRQGL, from the coding sequence ATGGCGGTGCGGGCATCACGGGAAGTGATCTTCGACGCGCCCAAGGACGCGATCCTCGACGCGCTCGCCGACATCGAATCGGTGCCGACGTGGTCGCCGATGCACAAGTCCGCCGAGGTCCTGGACCGATACCCCGACGGCCGCCCGCACCATGTGCGGGCCACCTTCCGGATCATGGGGATCACCGACCGCGAGGTCCTCGAATACCACTGGGGTGACAACTGGGTGGTCTGGGACGCCGAGGCGACGCTGCAGCAGCGCGGGCAGCACGGGGAGTACAACCTCACGCCGATCGGCGAGGACCGCACCCGGGTTCGTTTCGACATGATCATCGACCTGGCCGCGCCGATCCCGTCGTTCCTGCTGCGCCGGGCCAAGAAGATGGTGCTCGACGTCGCCACCGAGAACCTGCGCCAGCAGGTGATGACGCACAGCCGGCAAGGGTTGTGA
- a CDS encoding CaiB/BaiF CoA transferase family protein encodes MARSGPLADVKVIELGGIGPGPHAAMVLADLGADVVRVRRPGGLQIPAEHLDLLHRGKRVVDLDVKKDPAALLELAAKADVLIDGFRPGTCERLGIGPDECTAVNPRLIYARITGWGQHGPLARTAGHDINYLSQTGVLAAIGYRDRPPVAPLNLVADFGGGSMLVLLGIVSALYERERSGRGQVIDAAMVDGVSLLAQMAWTMKSVGTLKDERESFMLDGGAPFYRTYETADGKYVAVGAIEPQFFAQLLDGLGLDPDEVGPQLDRSGYPRMQRLFAERFASKTRDEWMAIFAGTDACVTPVLTWSEAAESEHLRARSTLVQANGVLQAAPAPRFSRTPAGPIAPPPQRPTPIGEIGW; translated from the coding sequence GTGGCGAGAAGCGGACCCCTGGCTGATGTGAAGGTCATCGAGCTCGGCGGGATCGGCCCCGGGCCGCACGCGGCGATGGTGCTGGCCGACCTCGGCGCCGACGTGGTGCGGGTGCGCCGCCCGGGCGGGCTGCAGATCCCGGCGGAGCACCTCGACCTGCTGCACCGCGGCAAGCGGGTGGTCGACCTCGACGTCAAGAAGGACCCCGCGGCGCTGCTGGAACTGGCCGCCAAGGCCGACGTGCTCATCGACGGCTTCCGCCCCGGCACCTGTGAGCGGCTCGGGATCGGGCCCGACGAGTGCACGGCGGTCAACCCACGGCTCATCTACGCCCGGATCACCGGCTGGGGGCAGCACGGCCCGCTCGCCCGGACGGCCGGACACGACATCAACTACCTGTCCCAGACCGGGGTGCTGGCAGCCATCGGCTACCGCGACCGCCCGCCGGTCGCGCCGCTGAACCTGGTCGCCGACTTCGGCGGGGGTTCGATGCTTGTGCTGCTCGGGATCGTCTCGGCGCTGTACGAGCGGGAACGCTCCGGACGCGGCCAGGTGATCGACGCGGCGATGGTCGACGGGGTCTCGCTCCTGGCGCAGATGGCGTGGACGATGAAGTCCGTCGGCACCCTCAAGGACGAGCGCGAGTCGTTCATGCTCGACGGCGGCGCGCCGTTCTACCGCACCTACGAGACCGCCGACGGCAAGTACGTGGCGGTCGGCGCGATCGAACCGCAGTTCTTCGCCCAGCTGCTCGACGGGCTCGGGCTGGACCCCGACGAGGTCGGCCCACAACTGGACAGGTCGGGCTATCCACGGATGCAGCGGCTGTTCGCTGAGCGGTTCGCGAGCAAAACCCGAGACGAGTGGATGGCGATCTTCGCCGGCACCGACGCCTGTGTCACCCCGGTGCTGACCTGGTCGGAGGCCGCCGAGAGCGAACATCTGCGGGCCCGCTCGACATTGGTGCAGGCCAACGGTGTTCTGCAGGCCGCGCCCGCACCCCGGTTCTCCCGCACCCCGGCGGGGCCGATCGCCCCGCCGCCGCAGCGGCCTACCCCGATCGGCGAAATCGGGTGGTGA